One genomic region from Desulfovibrio oxyclinae DSM 11498 encodes:
- the rpmB gene encoding 50S ribosomal protein L28: MSKVCDICGKGPQTGNNVSHSHIKTKRRFMPNLQKVRHQLATGQVISVKACTRCIRDGAIVKPVAVKAAE, translated from the coding sequence ATGTCCAAGGTTTGCGATATTTGTGGAAAGGGTCCCCAGACGGGCAACAACGTTTCCCACTCCCACATCAAGACCAAGCGTCGCTTCATGCCGAACCTGCAGAAGGTTCGCCATCAGCTGGCAACCGGTCAGGTTATCTCCGTCAAGGCTTGCACCCGTTGCATCCGTGACGGCGCCATCGTGAAGCCCGTGGCCGTCAAGGCCGCCGAGTAG
- the rpmF gene encoding 50S ribosomal protein L32 has translation MALPKKKTSRSRKGMRRAHDGLTAPNVVYCECGEPVLPHRACDVCGNYKGRQVVNSDDA, from the coding sequence ATGGCACTTCCCAAGAAGAAAACTTCCCGTTCCCGCAAGGGCATGCGTCGCGCCCACGATGGCCTGACCGCCCCCAATGTTGTTTACTGCGAGTGCGGCGAGCCCGTGCTGCCCCATCGTGCCTGTGACGTCTGCGGCAACTACAAGGGCCGCCAAGTCGTAAACAGCGACGATGCCTAG
- a CDS encoding beta-ketoacyl-ACP synthase III, translating to MSIDIVLRGLGRYVPEKTLTNAALEKIVDTSDEWIFTRTGIRVRHIASEEQNTSDLAVEAARQALANANMEAEELTHIVVGTFTPDAMVPSCACVVEEKLGIKGRAVYDIAAACSGFLYALENARAILALHPEARVLVIGAETVTRRINFEDRTTCVLFGDGAGAAVLTRDGEGPKVLDVKLSSDGSLGRLLTVNGGGSCSSYSRPGEPIREDYFVQMEGREIFKHAVRSMTGVCNEILEDNGRTRHDIDVLIPHQANWRIIDAVGRKFDVPPEKVYSNVDRYGNTSAASIPLALSEAVDNDFVKDGDLVLLTSFGGGFTWASALLQF from the coding sequence ATGAGCATCGATATCGTCCTGCGCGGCCTCGGCCGTTACGTACCCGAAAAGACACTGACCAACGCCGCCCTGGAGAAGATCGTCGATACTTCCGACGAATGGATCTTCACCCGCACCGGCATCAGGGTCAGACACATAGCATCCGAAGAACAGAACACCAGCGACCTTGCGGTGGAAGCCGCCAGACAGGCGCTCGCGAACGCAAACATGGAGGCCGAAGAGCTGACCCACATCGTGGTCGGCACCTTCACGCCCGACGCCATGGTCCCGTCCTGCGCCTGCGTGGTTGAGGAAAAGCTCGGCATCAAGGGCCGCGCGGTGTACGACATCGCCGCCGCATGCTCCGGCTTTCTCTATGCGCTGGAAAACGCCCGCGCCATTCTCGCCCTGCACCCCGAGGCCAGAGTCCTCGTTATCGGGGCCGAGACGGTCACCCGGCGCATCAACTTCGAGGACCGCACAACCTGCGTGCTGTTCGGCGACGGCGCCGGCGCCGCAGTGCTCACCCGCGACGGTGAAGGCCCCAAAGTACTGGACGTCAAGCTCTCCAGCGACGGCAGCCTCGGCCGCCTGCTCACCGTCAACGGCGGTGGTTCCTGCTCCTCCTACTCCCGTCCGGGCGAACCCATCCGCGAAGACTACTTCGTGCAGATGGAAGGCCGCGAGATTTTCAAGCACGCTGTTCGTTCCATGACCGGCGTCTGCAACGAGATTCTCGAAGACAACGGCCGCACCCGCCACGACATCGACGTGCTGATTCCGCATCAGGCCAACTGGCGGATCATCGACGCGGTGGGCAGGAAGTTCGACGTACCGCCGGAGAAAGTCTACTCCAACGTGGACCGTTACGGAAACACCTCCGCGGCGAGCATCCCGTTGGCCCTTTCAGAAGCCGTGGACAACGACTTCGTGAAGGACGGCGACCTGGTTCTGCTGACGAGTTTCGGCGGCGGCTTTACATGGGCCTCCGCTTTGTTGCAATTTTAA
- the plsX gene encoding phosphate acyltransferase PlsX: MPSKQPRIAIDAMGGDYGPSVVVPAAVRAAEEGIALALVGDEDAIRAELGRLKTDGLDIDVVPASEVVEMDDKASDALRRKKDSSIHVACRTVKEGRADGVVSAGHSGATVACGMFVLGRIKGVLRPAFAGIMPTEKRPCVLIDVGANVDSKPQHLLQFGLMADVLARDVLGTERPTVGLLSIGEEEGKGNAIVKDSFELFRESELNFIGNVEGRDIFTGDVDIAVCDGFVGNVALKLSEGLAKSFGNILKKELSSSFLSKLGSLLSFGAFKRFKRLVDYAEYGGAPLLGLKGIVVVCHGKSNEKAIINAIRMAAKFVSNKSHEHLAEGLEAHRALSDGNSEKAA, encoded by the coding sequence ATGCCTAGCAAACAACCGCGCATTGCCATCGACGCCATGGGCGGCGACTACGGCCCGAGCGTGGTCGTTCCCGCCGCCGTCCGTGCCGCCGAAGAAGGCATTGCCCTGGCTCTCGTGGGTGACGAGGACGCCATCCGTGCCGAACTCGGCCGTCTGAAGACGGACGGGCTCGACATTGATGTGGTTCCCGCTTCCGAGGTCGTCGAAATGGACGACAAAGCCTCGGACGCCCTTCGACGCAAGAAGGACTCGTCGATCCACGTTGCCTGCCGCACCGTCAAGGAAGGACGCGCCGACGGCGTGGTCAGCGCCGGACACTCCGGGGCCACCGTGGCCTGCGGCATGTTTGTGCTTGGCCGCATCAAAGGCGTTTTGCGCCCCGCTTTCGCCGGCATCATGCCCACCGAGAAGCGCCCCTGCGTGCTCATCGACGTGGGCGCCAACGTCGATTCCAAGCCGCAGCACCTGTTGCAGTTCGGCCTGATGGCCGACGTGCTTGCCCGCGACGTGCTCGGCACCGAGCGCCCCACCGTCGGCCTCCTGTCCATCGGCGAGGAGGAAGGCAAGGGCAACGCCATAGTCAAGGACTCCTTCGAGCTTTTCAGAGAGTCCGAGCTCAACTTCATCGGTAACGTGGAAGGCCGCGACATTTTCACCGGCGACGTGGATATCGCGGTCTGCGATGGTTTCGTGGGCAATGTTGCCCTCAAGCTGTCCGAGGGTCTGGCCAAGTCATTCGGGAACATCCTCAAGAAAGAGCTGAGCAGCAGCTTTCTCTCAAAACTTGGCTCCCTGCTTTCCTTCGGTGCGTTCAAGCGCTTCAAGCGGCTGGTGGACTACGCCGAATACGGCGGAGCCCCGCTTCTTGGCCTGAAGGGCATTGTCGTGGTCTGCCACGGCAAGTCCAACGAAAAGGCCATCATCAACGCCATCCGCATGGCCGCCAAGTTCGTGTCCAACAAGTCTCACGAGCATTTGGCCGAAGGTCTGGAAGCCCACAGGGCTCTCTCCGACGGCAATAGCGAGAAGGCAGCCTAG
- the fabG gene encoding 3-oxoacyl-[acyl-carrier-protein] reductase yields the protein MSDLPKVALVTGGSRGIGRAVVERLAQDGFETWFTYVSRPEEAEKVVAEIESAGGKARAFKLDSGDSEAVASFFKEGIKGKAELEVLVNNAGITRDGLLMRMKDEDWDRVIQINLTGCFTFQREAAKIMSKQRHGRIVNITSVVGQMGNAGQANYCAAKAGLIGLTKSSARELAARNVTVNAVAPGFIQTDMTAELPEKAVDAMLSQIPLKRLGAPEDIAAAVSFLAGPNAGYVTGQVLAVNGGMYM from the coding sequence ATGAGTGATCTTCCCAAAGTGGCCCTGGTTACCGGTGGGTCCCGAGGCATCGGAAGGGCCGTGGTCGAAAGACTGGCCCAGGATGGCTTTGAAACGTGGTTCACCTACGTGAGCCGTCCCGAAGAAGCCGAAAAGGTCGTCGCCGAAATCGAGTCGGCCGGCGGCAAGGCACGCGCCTTCAAGCTGGACTCCGGCGACTCCGAAGCCGTTGCCTCTTTCTTCAAGGAGGGGATCAAGGGCAAGGCTGAGCTGGAAGTGCTGGTCAACAACGCGGGCATCACCCGCGACGGCCTGCTCATGCGCATGAAGGACGAGGACTGGGACCGCGTCATCCAGATCAACCTGACCGGCTGTTTCACCTTTCAGCGTGAAGCCGCCAAAATCATGAGCAAGCAACGGCACGGCCGCATCGTGAACATCACCAGCGTGGTGGGACAGATGGGCAATGCCGGACAGGCCAACTACTGCGCCGCCAAGGCGGGGCTCATCGGCCTGACCAAGTCTTCCGCACGCGAGCTTGCCGCGCGCAACGTGACGGTGAACGCCGTCGCACCCGGATTCATCCAGACCGACATGACGGCCGAACTGCCTGAGAAGGCGGTGGACGCCATGCTGTCCCAGATTCCGCTCAAGCGGCTGGGCGCACCCGAAGATATCGCAGCCGCCGTATCATTCCTCGCAGGCCCCAACGCCGGTTATGTTACCGGCCAGGTTCTCGCGGTGAACGGCGGCATGTACATGTAG
- a CDS encoding YceD family protein has translation MTEYMIPLNDIPAEGREFSFSDQNLWRERWEAFELGLEPAKDIEAVFTLMAQDDDSVLVRGRIAGAVKAPCDRCAETFEVEIESDFELFEESEAGDGMLDGEEVRIVTRDGQLHLDMGAILWEEFALALPVKPLCSETCEGLCPHCGKPSADCECSVEEEGDPRLAVLRNLKVK, from the coding sequence ATGACCGAATACATGATACCGCTGAATGACATCCCGGCAGAGGGCCGGGAATTTTCTTTTTCGGACCAGAACCTCTGGCGCGAACGCTGGGAAGCGTTCGAGCTCGGACTGGAACCGGCAAAGGATATCGAGGCCGTGTTCACGCTCATGGCTCAGGATGATGACTCCGTGCTCGTGCGCGGACGAATTGCCGGAGCCGTCAAGGCTCCCTGCGACCGCTGCGCTGAAACCTTCGAGGTCGAGATCGAAAGCGACTTCGAACTTTTCGAGGAATCGGAAGCGGGCGACGGAATGCTTGACGGCGAAGAGGTGAGAATCGTCACCCGTGATGGTCAACTACATCTTGACATGGGCGCGATACTCTGGGAAGAGTTCGCCCTCGCCCTGCCCGTGAAGCCCCTTTGTTCGGAAACATGCGAAGGACTCTGCCCCCACTGCGGCAAGCCGAGCGCCGACTGCGAGTGCTCCGTAGAGGAAGAGGGCGACCCCAGACTTGCGGTTCTGCGCAATTTGAAGGTAAAGTAA
- a CDS encoding acyl carrier protein produces the protein MSDVASKVKDIIVDQLGVSADEVVENAAFVEDLGADSLDLTELIMAMEEEFDLEIDDEQAQKILKVQDAIDFISKNQ, from the coding sequence ATGTCCGACGTTGCCAGCAAAGTCAAAGACATCATCGTGGATCAGCTGGGCGTAAGCGCAGACGAAGTCGTGGAAAACGCAGCTTTTGTCGAAGACCTCGGCGCCGACTCCCTGGACCTCACCGAGCTCATCATGGCTATGGAAGAGGAATTCGACCTGGAGATCGACGACGAGCAGGCGCAGAAGATCCTCAAGGTTCAGGATGCCATCGACTTCATTTCGAAGAACCAGTAG